The DNA window ATTTGAGAAAAACTGCTCCTGCATCTTGGTCGCCTAGTCTGGTGAAAACTGATGCTAAGGCAAGTTTGCCTGTCTTGTGTGCTAGGCGTTCGGCTATCAGTCGGGCTATTATGATGTTTCTGTCTCCAAGCATTATTGAAGACACTGGTGGCCCTATCATTTTTTCTGCGGGTGGCATGGCGACAGCCAAGGTGCCGAGTTGGTCTTCGGCTTCGCTTAGAAGTAGTAGGTTGGCGTTTTTGGTTTCAAGTCGCAAGGCGTAGAATGTGAGGTCGCCGTGTGTCATTTCCTCTTGCACGATTTTTGCGCGCATTTTATTTTCGAACTCTACTAGGCTTATTTACTGCTTCGTATTACTATAACCTCCTTTTAAATCAAATTGGCGATCAGAGCGAATGAGCGAAAGGAAGAGAGCGCAGAGGATTCTGCAGATACTTAGCAACGAGTTCGGGATTCCAAAGTGGACAGGCTCGAAGAGGGAGCCTTTCCAAACGCTAATAGGAACCGTCTTGTCTCAAGCTACCAACGATAGGAACAGGGATCAAGCTTATGCCAATTTAGTGAAGAGATTTGAGATTGACCCCAAGGAGTTGGCCAGCGCTGACGTGAAGGAAATTGAGAAAGCCATCCGTGTTGGCGGGCTATATCGGAATAAGGCTTCGAAAATCAAAGCGTTGTCAAAGACCGTCTTGAAGGAGTTTAATGGCTCGCTTGACTTCATTTTCTCCGAGCCTCTCGAGAAGGCCAGAGAACTGTTGATGAGTATTCCGGGGGTTGGACCCAAAACAGCTGACGTAGTGCTCGTGTTTGCTGCGAATAAGTCCACGATTCCCGTGGATACTCATGTTAACCGTGTTTCGAGACGGCTGGGCTTGGCGCCGTTAAGGGGAGGCTACGAGGACGTTCGCAGGTCGTTGGAGTCCTTGTATCAGGCGCCCGACTATTTGGCGATCCATTTGTTGCTCATCAGCCTGGGAAGGAAGTATTGCAGGGCGCGTAACCCGCTTCACAAACCGTGCCCAGTAAAGGCTTTGTGCCCAACTGTCAAGAAAGAAGCTGCTCAACCAAGCTTGCATAGGCTTCATGGAAGCAGGGATTATCCTTGACTGCAGTTGCCCCGCCTAGACTTGAAGCCAGAATAGCGGAGTTTTTTCCTTATTCAAGCATAAGACCCTATCAAGATCTGTTCATCAACACCGTTTTTGAGGCGGTTGAAAACCGGCGACACGTGCTTATCGAGGGCAGTAATGGTTTGGGCAAAACCGTTTCAGCATTGTCGGCTTGCTTGCCATTGGCGAAGGAGCACGGGCTTAAGATTCTTTATGTAGCTAAGACGCATCGGCAGCATGAGCGAGTTATTGAAGAACTGGATGCCATAGCTAAGCGGCAGAATGTTACGGGTCTCTCGGTTCGCGGGCGAACTGAAATGTGTTTTCACCCATTTATCTTGCGTCATGCTCCGGATGCCACATCTGCCATGGAGATATGCGAACTGCTGAAAGCGAGACACGAGTGCCAGTACTACGAGAATATTGAGAGCAAAGAGCAGCGTTTCTCAGACCTGAAGGAGCACGTTGTTTCGCGTCCGTACAAGGCTTCTGAAGTGCAGGAGATATGTAAGGCTCAGAAATTCTGTCCCTATGAACTTGTTAAGAAGGCTCTGCCAGATGTGGATGTTTTAGCTTTAAGTTACATGTACGTTTTTGATCCTTCAGTCCGTGGCGTTTTCCTCAAGCATTTAGGCAAATCGCTGGACAAAGCCATACTGATAGTTGACGAAGCTCACAATTTGCCTGATACGGCTGTGCAAATCGCCAGCGACAGCCTCACCGTTTTCGCTATGCGGCAAGCGCAGTTGGAGGCTGATAGGTTTCGACGGCATGAAATGGCTGAGTTCGCGGGTGAATTTAAGGCTCTGACCGAGAGTATGGCGGCACAGATTGAAAGGGAAAGCTACGTTTCTCCACCACAACTGATTGACTCTTTGTCCAAGGCGGCAAGTGTTAGCGACCCGCAGGTTTTCTTTGAAGAGATGCACGAAGTTGGCGCGTTGATCAAACAGCAGTTGCTTACGCAGGGCAAATATCCGCGCTCGTTCGTTCATCGCGTAGGCGAGTTTTTGCTGAAGTGGCTGGAAACGAACGGAGACGTTGCCTACACGCATGTTTTGAGTCGGTACATAGCGAAGACCGGTGTGCCTTCGGCTAAGTTGGAGGTTGTGGCGCTTGACCCAGCAAAGGTTACGGAGCCGGTTTTCTCGTCAGTCTATTGCAGTGTGAACATGTCGGGCACGCTTCAGCCGCTTGAATCCTACGTTAAGGTTACCAACATGCCCTCGTCAACGGTGTGTCAAGTTGTGCCTTCGCCGTTTCCCAAAGAGCACATCTTGAGCCTAGCTTGTTGCGGCGTGACCACCGCCATGGAGCAGCGCACGCCAGCCATGTACCACAAAATTGTCAAGCGTGTGGCAGAAGTTGTGCGCAACACGCCGGCGAATGTGGGCGTCTTCACGGCGTCGTACGAGGTTTTGGAGAGGCTTCGTGAGGCGGGAATGGAAGACCGTTTGGAGAAGCCTTTGTTGCATGAGCGCCGTGGCATGAAATCCCGTGAGAATGAGCGTTTGATTAGCAAGTTTAAATCGTTTTCTAAGCGTGATGGTGCAGTGCTATTAGGCGTTCAAGGCGGACGCTCTTCTGAAGGCGCAGATTATCCCGGTGATCAGATGAACGCGGTTGCGGTTGTGGGCGTTCCATATGCTGAGCCTACTCCGAAAGTGAAGGCGCAGATAGGATATTTCGAGCAGCGATTCCCAGAGCATGGAAGAGAGTATGGCTATGTGGTGCCGGCGTTGAAGAAGGCGGCGCAGGCAGCGGGTAGACCCATACGCACGTTGGAGGATAGGGGCGCCATCATTTTTCTTGATCAACGCTACGCGACTCCATACTGTCAACATTACCTGCCAGTTTGGCTGAGAAGAGGAATGAAAACGCTGCCCGACCAAGACAACATCATAGCATCTGAGCTCAAGGGCTTCTTCAAGCCGGAATAAGAGTAGTCGCCTAATGTCTAGGCGGCAAGGAATCGAAGGGGGACGATAAGTTCTCCAGATGATGCAAGAGATTATTCTTGGCTAATTACTCCTCCGCTTGAAAGATAAAAGGCAATGGCTCTTTGAATTGCTGCTTCGCCTTCTGGGTTCCACGGCGTTACCCACGCTTCTTTCATTCCGTTTTTCTTTAGCCATTTCAGGGCTGTTATGAGAAGCGTAGTTCCGATTCGTTGTCTGCGGTATTCAGGCAAAACGTGGACTCCACCGTCTAGCCGCCCTGACGCCAATTCCCTGTCAAGTAAGGGGCAGACGGCTCCGACAGGTTTGCCTTCCAGATATGCGATGAACGGTTGCTCCAGACCTGCTTTCATCTTTGGTCCTACCCATTTCACAGTTGTTTCAGGATCTTTGATGAACCCTCCCCAGGTGATAGCCAAAATCTTCCCAACCTCGATTAACTGACTTTTCCCTACGGGTTTAACTATAATCTTCTCGTTCATTCTCAAGTTGGGAAGTGGCATCGTCAAATCCCAAGTAACCCTAACCTTTGTCAAACCTTGTTCTCTCCAAGTCTGTCCACCTGTCGGCTGAACATTCTTTCTTACTCTGAACTTCTTTGCCTACTCTATGAAACATTTTCGATCGGTATCCGCAAAAGAACCATTTTATTAGTTCTTTTGTACTTTATGATATTTATAGAACATTTGTTTCCATTGTTATAGAAGACGTTTTCACAATTCTTATCTTGAATCCTCTCAGAGATACAACGCTTGTGGTTAACATGAAGAAAATGTCTATCGCACTTGTGCTAATGGCTGTTCTGCCGATTTCCCTCTTGGTTGCAGGCGTTCACGCATCCGTAGGATGGTCCAGATGGTACACCGCACCCATAGACTCAGACGGATTTGTCGGTCGTGATACCTCTATAGCATTGGATTCGAGTGGCAGCCCACATATAAGATACTTCAACTGGACGAGTGGCGATCTGAAATATGCTACGTGGACTGATGCAGGTCCAGGATGGAGCATTGAAACCGTGGACTCAGGCAGCGAAGATGTCGGAGGCAGTGGAGGACGCTCAATTGACTTAGATTCTGGTGGCAATCCACACATTAGCTACATAGGACCTAGCTACCAAGGCCTGAAGTATGCTACAAAAAGCGGCGGAACATGGAGCATCGACACCGTCGACTCTGCAGGCGAAGGCTGGCCATCTCTAGCTTTGGATTCCAGCAACAATCCGCACATAAGCTACTATAATTCTACTGAAGGTTTGAAATATGCGAGGTGGACAGGTTCAGCATGGAACATCGAAGTTGCGGACTCCACGAACGGTAGATATACATCTATTGCCCTCGACTCAAGCGATAACCCGCACATAAGCTACCGTGGCGACGGTAATGCTGTGATGCATGCCAGAAAGAGCGGTGGCACATGGAACATCGAAACAGTTGACTCCACACCTGATGGAACCGCAGGTACAGGTACCTCAATTGCTTTGGACTCGGGCAATAATCCACACATCAGTTATCAGGGATGGCCTGGTTTAAGATATGCTGAGAAGAGCGGTAGTTCATGGATTAATGAAACCGTGGACTCCTACGGCGACTTTGGTGCTTGGAACTCAATTGCAATTGACTCAAGCGATAACCCAAACATAGCTTACCGCGACGATTCGAATGGTCGTTTGAGATACGCGATGTGGACTGGGTCGGCGTGGAACCTTGAGACCGTTGACGAAGTAGGAAACGTCGGCAGCGGTGCGTCTATTGCCTTGGACTCGAACAATAATCCGCACATAAGTTACTATGATGGCACAAACAGCGATTTGAAGTATGCATCTATACTATTGCCCGACGAAATATGGTCATCTGACGCTTCAGGCAATCCTAAAGACGTGTTCGTGCCAGGTGAAACAGTGTACGTAACTTGTCCACAGCCGCGCACTTATTGGACTACTGTCACCATATACGTGGTGGCTGACCAAGCAGTTTGGAATGAAGGCGATTCTCTAACAGACGTCTCTGGTGGTGATGAGATGGTCACGGTATCTCCGGGTCCAACAGGAACAACTCAGACGTTCCAGATTTGGCCTCCGCTGCTTGCTGTGGGAAGCTACGACATTGTTATGGACAAAGACAACGACGCGGTCTTTGATCAGGGGCTAGACCTCGTTGACTCGGTGCTCATAACAGGCTTTAATGTGATTCCGGAAGTGCCTTTTGGCACTGCCATGACGTTCCTCAGCATGTTCATCGCCTTCGTAGGGTTCCTAGGGTTCAAACGATTAAGACCGAAGATACAACTGCAATTTAGAAAGACAGATTGACAGCACAATTTTCTCCTTTTTTTCTGTTTTGAAGCATCAATGATTTTGAACACAATTTCTTTTTGGGGTTCCACTTGCGCTTGCCGAGATTTTGCTGCCACTGTAGCCGCACATATGGCGCGCGGAATATGAACCTCAATAAACATCATATTTTCATAGTTTAAATGGCATTTTTGCCTTGCCTGCATCATATAGGATTCCGACAACAGGAAACTTTTCGAGGAAATTTTCACCATGTGGAGCTTGCTCTACGGCATCTGTTAAATCCACGCCGGCGCTGTGAAGAGCTTGATGATTTCCATCTTTCCAAAGAAAACTGGTTGACACGTTGTACACCTTTCCCTTGTATGCTACGTATGCTGGTTTTCCGTTTTTCCCATTGTGTTGGGCAAGCTCTTCCTCGCTGAACTCTTTCATACACTTGGCCCTTCAAAGTTGCGCTTTGATTTACTTTCAAGCAAATAGGGAGTCCAGCAGCATCATGATGACAAACCCGGCTATGAGGCCAAAGGTCGCTTCTCTCTCAAAGCCTTTCCTGTGGCTTTCAGGTATCATTTCATCGCTCACGACGAAAAGCATGGCGCCTGCAGCAAAGGCAAGTGCCCAAGGTAGAATCGGATGGAAAATGGAGACCAATGCAACACCCAACAAACCTCCAACAGGTTCAACCAACCCGGTCAATGTTCCATACCATAAAGCTCTTCGTCTGGTATATCCCTCTCTTACCAAGGGCAGTGCAACTGCAAGTCCTTCAGGCATGTTTTGAAGCCCGATAGCCATGGCAACCACAAGTCCTGCCGCTACGTCTCCACTTCCGAAGCTGACTCCCACAGCTAACCCTTCAGGGAAGTTATGGATGGTTATGGCGATCACAAACAGCCAGACTCTTGGCAGCTTTGTAGAAGGCCCTTCTGCACCTAATGCTGGATGAAAGTGTGGAATAGAGCGGTCGATCAAATGTAGTACAAAAGCTCCTAAGACAATCCCGAAAACAGCAACCCAAGGACCGCTCAAATCGATTGCTGGAACTATCAGGCTAAATGAAGTTGCTGCCAGCATAACACCAGCTGAAAAGCCAAGCATGACATCCATCAACTTATCTGAAATCTTCTTCGCAAATAGCACTGGTAAAGCTCCAGCACCAGTGGCTAAGCCGGCTGCTAGGCTGGCCGCAGAACCAAGCAAAATTGCTTCTTCGATCATCCGCAACACACGAACCTATATGATATAATGCTTGTTAGACGTAAGAAAAAGGGATGGTGTGGAAAGGACTTACCTGAGGAATTTGGAGACGAAGGGTGAAGTCTCGCCTCTGCGCATGAAGTGGCCTGATGGTCCTTCGCCTAGGAATTCGGAGAACCATGACTCATGCTCGATTTCCTCGTTGAGGATTGCTTGAGATAGGTCGTATGTTCTGTGGTCTTTGCCGGCGGTCAGGTTGCAGATGTGGGTGTATCCTCTTACTGCGCATCTTTCTGCTTCCACCAGCACTGTCAGCATTGCCTTAATGTCGGTTGGGTCTTTTGGTAGTGTGGCTGGGGGACAAGCCGAGGCGTCGTGAAAAGCTTTCATGCCTTCTGGCAGTTTGCCTCCTAACTCGTATATGCGGGGAACCAGAGCCTCAAAGTGGTTGCGATCTTCGATGCGAGCCGTTTCTGCGATTTCCTTGATTCCTTCTCCTTCTAGTCCTATCAGGTTGCATCGAAGGATAGTGTAGTAATAGTAAGTTGTAAGTTCGGCTGCAGAATTCTTGACCAACAACTCCACGAGCTGATCAACATTGATACCAGCTTTCTCCACCATTTCTCGCGCTACTCTAGCCATATTATCACCTCGCTGAGACTACAAGTGTGGATAGAAATCTATTTAATTTTACGCAATTGAGGATGGGCATGTGCCAAGGACTACTGTGTGCAAGGTACGGTTCGGCAGCAGGTTGGGTTGTCGAAGTAGTTTCTGGAGACTCGGATTAGGTTCTGGTCTTGTGTCAGGATTGCGGTTTCATCAGCCCAGTTTGTTACTGTTAGAAGTGTTTTCACGTCGGTGATGAGCATGCCGAGGGTGTCAATTGAGCCTATGTCTTGCAGGCAACATAGTAAGCGAATCTGGCCGAGGTCTGAGAAGTCTTCTTTTTCGTAAACCTCTTGGGTTACGGCAATGTTCAAATTGACTTTGCGTTTTTCTTTCGCTGTTATCAGGGAGTCTTTTAGTTCTTTGAAAACGCCTGTATATGAAATGAAAATTGTGATTTCTTTGCGGGCTGTTTCGATTAGGGCTTTCATGCGGTTTATTATGTTTCTTTGTCCGCGGATGATGTAGGCTATTTCGAGTTCGTCTGATTTTTCAACGCTTTCGTAGATTGGTGTGAGTAGGTCGGCGAGTACGTCTGCTTCTTTGGTTTTCTCATTGAGTTCTTCTGTGAGCTGTTCTTTGAGGTTGACTACGGCGTCTTTTGGGGGCGTGGGGAGGTAGATGTTTGGGGTGCCTTTTTGGATTATGAGCATGCCTTTTCTTGAGAGTCCGTCTAGGGCGTAGTATATTTTGGAGTCTGGGATTCCTGTTTCTTTGCATAGTGTGCTTGCGGTCATGCTGGGGTGGCTTAGGAGTGTGGCGTAGGCTAAGGCTTCGTGAGTTGATAGTCCTAGTTCTCTGAGTCGGGAGACGATTCTGTCGCGTGCTACTGTTTCCATGCTGCTTTTCATCGTGGTTTCTTCCGTTTTCTAGTGAGTGATTGTCAGAGAAGGCTTAAATAGCTTTCTACTACTGTGAAGTAGTAGTTAAATGGGAGAACATGGAGGTTCTGACATGGAAAACAAGACGAAAATGCTCATAGCCGTTGGAGCTGCAGTCACAGCGAATTGCCAGCCCTGCCTGAAAACCGCGGTCAGCGAAGCCAAGGGAACAGGAGCAGATGAAAAAGAAATCATCGAGGCAATCGCGATAGGACGAGTTGTTAGAAAAGGTGCAATGGGCAAGATGGACAAGTTCGCGTCAACCCTGACCGGGAAAGACGTCGGCTCAGACGATTGTCCATTCGGTTCGACAGAGGAAGACGTCAAAGAATGGGTTAAGCAAGACGATCAATGCGGCTG is part of the Candidatus Bathyarchaeia archaeon genome and encodes:
- a CDS encoding helicase C-terminal domain-containing protein, yielding MTAVAPPRLEARIAEFFPYSSIRPYQDLFINTVFEAVENRRHVLIEGSNGLGKTVSALSACLPLAKEHGLKILYVAKTHRQHERVIEELDAIAKRQNVTGLSVRGRTEMCFHPFILRHAPDATSAMEICELLKARHECQYYENIESKEQRFSDLKEHVVSRPYKASEVQEICKAQKFCPYELVKKALPDVDVLALSYMYVFDPSVRGVFLKHLGKSLDKAILIVDEAHNLPDTAVQIASDSLTVFAMRQAQLEADRFRRHEMAEFAGEFKALTESMAAQIERESYVSPPQLIDSLSKAASVSDPQVFFEEMHEVGALIKQQLLTQGKYPRSFVHRVGEFLLKWLETNGDVAYTHVLSRYIAKTGVPSAKLEVVALDPAKVTEPVFSSVYCSVNMSGTLQPLESYVKVTNMPSSTVCQVVPSPFPKEHILSLACCGVTTAMEQRTPAMYHKIVKRVAEVVRNTPANVGVFTASYEVLERLREAGMEDRLEKPLLHERRGMKSRENERLISKFKSFSKRDGAVLLGVQGGRSSEGADYPGDQMNAVAVVGVPYAEPTPKVKAQIGYFEQRFPEHGREYGYVVPALKKAAQAAGRPIRTLEDRGAIIFLDQRYATPYCQHYLPVWLRRGMKTLPDQDNIIASELKGFFKPE
- a CDS encoding helix-turn-helix domain-containing protein is translated as METVARDRIVSRLRELGLSTHEALAYATLLSHPSMTASTLCKETGIPDSKIYYALDGLSRKGMLIIQKGTPNIYLPTPPKDAVVNLKEQLTEELNEKTKEADVLADLLTPIYESVEKSDELEIAYIIRGQRNIINRMKALIETARKEITIFISYTGVFKELKDSLITAKEKRKVNLNIAVTQEVYEKEDFSDLGQIRLLCCLQDIGSIDTLGMLITDVKTLLTVTNWADETAILTQDQNLIRVSRNYFDNPTCCRTVPCTQ
- a CDS encoding GNAT family N-acetyltransferase — its product is MTKVRVTWDLTMPLPNLRMNEKIIVKPVGKSQLIEVGKILAITWGGFIKDPETTVKWVGPKMKAGLEQPFIAYLEGKPVGAVCPLLDRELASGRLDGGVHVLPEYRRQRIGTTLLITALKWLKKNGMKEAWVTPWNPEGEAAIQRAIAFYLSSGGVISQE
- the nth gene encoding endonuclease III — translated: MSERKRAQRILQILSNEFGIPKWTGSKREPFQTLIGTVLSQATNDRNRDQAYANLVKRFEIDPKELASADVKEIEKAIRVGGLYRNKASKIKALSKTVLKEFNGSLDFIFSEPLEKARELLMSIPGVGPKTADVVLVFAANKSTIPVDTHVNRVSRRLGLAPLRGGYEDVRRSLESLYQAPDYLAIHLLLISLGRKYCRARNPLHKPCPVKALCPTVKKEAAQPSLHRLHGSRDYP
- the dps gene encoding DNA protection during starvation protein, coding for MARVAREMVEKAGINVDQLVELLVKNSAAELTTYYYYTILRCNLIGLEGEGIKEIAETARIEDRNHFEALVPRIYELGGKLPEGMKAFHDASACPPATLPKDPTDIKAMLTVLVEAERCAVRGYTHICNLTAGKDHRTYDLSQAILNEEIEHESWFSEFLGEGPSGHFMRRGETSPFVSKFLR
- a CDS encoding ZIP family metal transporter; the encoded protein is MIEEAILLGSAASLAAGLATGAGALPVLFAKKISDKLMDVMLGFSAGVMLAATSFSLIVPAIDLSGPWVAVFGIVLGAFVLHLIDRSIPHFHPALGAEGPSTKLPRVWLFVIAITIHNFPEGLAVGVSFGSGDVAAGLVVAMAIGLQNMPEGLAVALPLVREGYTRRRALWYGTLTGLVEPVGGLLGVALVSIFHPILPWALAFAAGAMLFVVSDEMIPESHRKGFEREATFGLIAGFVIMMLLDSLFA
- a CDS encoding cytochrome b5 domain-containing protein — protein: MKEFSEEELAQHNGKNGKPAYVAYKGKVYNVSTSFLWKDGNHQALHSAGVDLTDAVEQAPHGENFLEKFPVVGILYDAGKAKMPFKL
- a CDS encoding proteasome assembly chaperone 4 family protein, with the protein product MRAKIVQEEMTHGDLTFYALRLETKNANLLLLSEAEDQLGTLAVAMPPAEKMIGPPVSSIMLGDRNIIIARLIAERLAHKTGKLALASVFTRLGDQDAGAVFLKLFDKTFEQEKEAAKK
- a CDS encoding carboxymuconolactone decarboxylase family protein, coding for MENKTKMLIAVGAAVTANCQPCLKTAVSEAKGTGADEKEIIEAIAIGRVVRKGAMGKMDKFASTLTGKDVGSDDCPFGSTEEDVKEWVKQDDQCGCS